A region of Planktomarina temperata RCA23 DNA encodes the following proteins:
- a CDS encoding SMP-30/gluconolactonase/LRE family protein: MFGKIDGTGYEILDPIFADCIISHAKIERLWSGGRWVEGPAYFPAGRYLIWSDIPNNRIMRWDETDGTVSVFRDPSNNANGHTMDQQGRLISCEHLSRRVSRTEFDGTLKVIADSYLGARLNSPNDVVVKSDGSIWFTDPTYGIIMDYEGCRAESQIGTCNVYRWDPETQKIEAMATDYIKPNGLAFSPDETALYITDTGGTHEPNGPQHMRRHMIDSDGKTLGVGEIFATSTAGYFDGFRIDTGNRIWTSAMDGVHCYDSAGCLIGKILIPEIVSNVCFGGLKGNRLFITATSSVYAVYLNVNGCRL; this comes from the coding sequence ATGTTTGGAAAGATTGACGGTACCGGATATGAAATCCTCGACCCAATTTTTGCAGATTGTATAATAAGTCATGCAAAAATTGAGCGCCTTTGGTCTGGCGGGCGTTGGGTTGAAGGGCCTGCATATTTTCCCGCAGGTCGATATCTCATCTGGTCAGACATTCCCAACAATCGCATTATGCGCTGGGATGAAACAGATGGAACCGTTTCTGTATTCCGCGATCCTTCAAACAACGCTAATGGACATACCATGGATCAGCAGGGGAGATTGATTTCTTGCGAACATTTATCACGCCGTGTTAGCCGAACGGAATTTGATGGCACCTTGAAAGTCATTGCAGATAGCTATCTGGGCGCCCGTCTCAATTCGCCAAACGATGTTGTTGTTAAATCTGATGGTTCAATTTGGTTCACAGACCCTACCTATGGTATAATAATGGACTACGAGGGTTGCCGTGCAGAAAGTCAGATTGGGACCTGCAATGTGTATCGTTGGGATCCAGAAACGCAAAAAATTGAGGCAATGGCCACCGACTATATCAAGCCCAATGGACTAGCCTTTTCTCCCGACGAAACAGCATTATACATTACGGATACAGGTGGCACCCATGAACCAAATGGCCCCCAGCACATGCGTCGCCATATGATAGATTCAGATGGCAAAACGCTTGGTGTAGGAGAAATTTTTGCAACTTCTACAGCGGGATATTTTGACGGCTTTCGAATTGACACTGGCAATCGTATCTGGACGAGTGCTATGGATGGAGTCCATTGCTACGATAGCGCCGGCTGTTTAATTGGTAAAATTTTAATCCCAGAGATAGTATCAAATGTTTGTTTTGGGGGATTAAAGGGAAACAGGCTTTTCATTACTGCAACATCCTCTGTTTATGCAGTGTATTTGAATGTAAACGGATGCCGTCTATAA
- the rbsK gene encoding ribokinase, protein MTLDIVILGVFVADTAYRAQRQPRLGETILGQSFALGPGGKGSNQSVAAGMAGASVGFITKLGKDPFADMALATWKKAGVTSLATRHADDYTGAAYIFVDENTGDNAIIVCPGAAATINRSDIDSHAEVIKQCKVLMTQLEQPIDAAEYALACARKAGATTILNPAPAVELPTSMIALCDFVTPNEIEAETITGITVNSPKDAVAAAEALLAKGAGGAIITLGENGCLYHDGSNSVHVPAINAGPVVETTGAGDAFNGGFAVAIAEGHSPLEAIRFGTATAAISVTRPGTAPSMPTRKEIESLLRN, encoded by the coding sequence ATGACCCTTGATATAGTTATTCTAGGGGTTTTTGTCGCTGACACGGCATATCGAGCCCAACGTCAACCACGGCTGGGAGAAACCATCCTTGGGCAGTCCTTTGCACTCGGTCCGGGTGGGAAAGGATCTAATCAATCCGTCGCTGCTGGAATGGCTGGCGCTTCGGTAGGCTTCATCACGAAACTTGGGAAGGACCCATTTGCCGATATGGCATTGGCAACCTGGAAAAAAGCGGGGGTGACGTCTCTGGCTACGCGGCATGCTGATGACTACACGGGTGCTGCTTACATCTTTGTTGATGAAAACACTGGGGATAATGCCATTATTGTATGTCCAGGTGCTGCCGCAACAATCAATCGTTCAGATATCGATAGTCACGCCGAAGTCATAAAGCAGTGCAAAGTCTTAATGACTCAACTTGAGCAACCAATAGATGCCGCTGAATACGCATTGGCCTGCGCTCGAAAAGCTGGCGCAACTACAATCCTCAATCCAGCACCGGCTGTAGAGCTACCTACCTCCATGATTGCTTTATGCGATTTTGTGACCCCAAATGAAATCGAAGCAGAAACAATCACTGGAATCACAGTCAACTCACCGAAAGATGCGGTTGCTGCAGCCGAAGCATTGCTCGCCAAAGGTGCAGGTGGAGCCATAATTACGCTCGGTGAGAATGGCTGCCTTTATCACGATGGAAGCAACTCAGTGCACGTGCCTGCAATCAACGCAGGCCCAGTGGTTGAGACGACTGGTGCGGGCGATGCTTTCAATGGTGGTTTTGCAGTTGCCATTGCTGAAGGCCACTCACCACTTGAGGCGATCCGTTTTGGCACAGCAACCGCGGCTATCTCTGTAACTCGACCGGGTACAGCACCCTCAATGCCTACCCGGAAAGAAATTGAATCGCTATTACGAAATTAG
- a CDS encoding RbsD/FucU family protein has product MLKGIDSKLNADVLHCLRSMGHGDALVICDTNFPAESVARHTGLGTLLRMENLTCGEAIGSILSVLPLDTFVDDFAMRMEVVGAPDELPATQQEVQDQINLAEGKPRPMISVERFAFYDLARKSYAVIQTGERRFYGCFILRKGVVGPDE; this is encoded by the coding sequence ATGCTAAAAGGGATTGATTCCAAATTGAACGCTGATGTGCTGCATTGCTTGCGCTCCATGGGCCATGGAGATGCATTGGTGATTTGCGATACAAACTTTCCGGCAGAAAGTGTAGCGCGGCATACGGGTCTTGGCACCCTCTTGCGTATGGAGAACCTGACATGCGGCGAGGCAATAGGCTCCATCCTTTCAGTTCTGCCATTGGATACCTTTGTGGATGATTTTGCGATGCGCATGGAGGTTGTTGGCGCCCCAGATGAGCTACCAGCGACCCAACAAGAAGTGCAAGATCAGATCAACCTCGCTGAAGGGAAACCCCGCCCAATGATAAGCGTTGAGCGGTTCGCCTTTTACGATCTGGCACGCAAGAGTTATGCGGTAATTCAAACGGGCGAACGCCGGTTTTATGGCTGCTTTATCCTGCGTAAAGGCGTTGTTGGGCCAGACGAATGA